The genomic stretch ATCCTGGTAGATCGCGATCAGGTCAGGAATACCGCCGCCTTTGACGAACTCGGAACGCACGGTGTGACCCGGAGCCTTCGGCGCGATCATGATCACGTCGAGGTCAGCGCGCGGCACAACCTGGTTGTAGTGGATCGCGAAGCCGTGGGAGAACGCCAGGGTGGCGCCTTTCTTGATGTTCGGCTCGATTTCGTTCTTGTACAGGGCAGACTGGAACTCGTCCGGGGTCAGGATCATGACCAGGTCGGCAGCTGCAACAGCGGAAGCCACGTCAGTCACTTTCAGGCCGTGAGCTTCAGCCTTGGCAACGGTAGCCGAACCTTTACGCAGGCCAACGGTAACGTCAACGCCGGAATCTTTCAGGTTGCACGCTTGAGCGTGACCTTGGGAACCGTAACCGATGATGGCAACTTTCTTGCCCTGGATGATGGACAGGTCGCAGTCTTTTTCGTAATAAACTTTCATGAAATTCCCCTATATATCCAGGCCGTTCAGGCCATTCGCTAATTTGGTTTAGATGCTGAGTACTTTGTCGCCGCGGGCAATACCGGTTACGCCGCTACGGACGGTTTCCAGGATCGAAGCGGTGCCAATGGACTGGATGAAGCTGTCGAGCTTGTCGCTGGTACCGGTCAGTTGAACGGTATACACGCTGGCGCTGACATCTACGATCTGCCCACGATAAATATCCGTAGTGCGTTTGATCTCGGCGCGCTGGGCACCGGTAGCCTTGACCTTGACCAGCATCAGCTCGCGCTCGATGTGCGCGCTTTCCGACAGGTCGACCAGCTTGACCACTTCGATCAGCTTGTTCAGGTTCTTGGTGATCTGCTCGATAACTTCATCGTGCCCTACGGTGGTCAACGTCAGACGCGACAGGGTCGGGTCTTCGGTAGGTGCCACGGTCAGGCTTTCGATGTTGTAGTTACGCTGCGAGAACAGCCCGACTACACGCGACAGAGCGCCCGGTTCGTTTTCCAGAAGCAAGGAAATAATGTGCCGCATGATTAAGTACGCTCCGTCTTGCTCAGCCACATATCGCGCATGGAGCCGTCTTTGATCTGCATCGGGTAGACGTGCTCGCTGGTGTCGACCGAAATATCGATCACGACCAGGCGATCCTTCATGGCAAACGCTTCTTCCATCTTCGACTTGAGGTCTTTCGAGTCGGTGATGCGCACGCCGACGTGACCATAGGCCTCGGCCAGCTTGACGAAGTCAGGCAGCGACTCCATGTAGGAGTGCGAATGACGGCTGCCATAGCTCATGTCTTGCCACTGGCGAACCATGCCCAGCACACCGTTGTTGAGGATCACGATCTTGACCGGCAAGCCGTACTGCAGGCAGGTGGACAGCTCCTGGATGTTCATCTGGATGCTGCCTTCGCCTGTGACGCAGGCAACATCGACATCCGGGAAGCTCAACTTGATACCCATGGCCGCCGGGAAACCGAAGCCCATGGTGCCCAGGCCGCCGGAGTTGATCCAGCGGTTTGGCTTGTTGAACTTGTAGTACTGCGCCGCGAACATCTGGTGTTGACCCACGTCGGAGGTCACAAAGGCATCGCCCTTGGTCACTTCGCACAGAGTCTCGATCACGGTCTGCGGCTTGATGACGCTGCCATCGCCCTTGTCGTAAGGGAACAGGCCGCGATCACCGCGCCACTCGTCCACTTGCTTCCACCAACTGGCAACGGACTCCTTGTTCGGGGTCTCGCCGATTTCCTTGAGGATCGCGACCATTTCGTTCAGGACGCTTTCCACCGGGCCCACGATTGGCACGTCGGCCTTGATGGTCTTGGAGATCGAAGCCGGGTCGATATCGATGTGGATGATTTTGGCATTCGGGCAGAATTTCGCCGGGCCGTTGATCACTCGGTCATCGAAACGCGCGCCGACCGCCAGGATCACGTCAGCATGGTGCATGGCCAGGTTGGCGGTGTAGCTGCCGTGCATGCCGAGCATGCCAATGAACTGACGGTCGGTGCCAGGGTAGGCACCCAGGCCCATCAGGGTATTGGTCACGGGCAGGTTGAGCATCTGGGCCAGTTCGGTCAGCGGCGCGGAGCCGCCACCGAGGATCACGCCGCCACCTGCGTACAACACAGGACGCTTGGCCGCCAGGAGCATTTCTGCCGCCTTGCGGATTTGCCCGGAGTGACCACGAACAGCCGGGCTGTAGGAACGCAGCTTGGCTTTTTTCGGGAAGACGTATTCGAACTTCTCGGCCGGGTTGGTCATGTCTTTCGGAATATCGACAACCACCGGACCAGGACGACCGGATTGCGCCAGGTAGAACGCCTTCTTCATGACTTCCGGGATTTCCGAAGCGTGCTTGATCATGAAGCTGTGCTTCACGATCGGCCGGGAGATACCGATCATGTCGGTTTCCTGGAACGCGTCGGTGCCGACCATGGTGCTAGGCACCTGACCGGAAATGATCACCATTGGAATCGAGTCCATATAGGCGGTGGCAATCCCGGTGATGGCGTTTGTGGCGCCTGGACCGGAAGTCACCAATACCACGCCGGCTTTACCGGTGGCACGGGCATAGCCGTCAGCCATATGGGTAGCCGCTTGTTCGTGGCGAACCAGGATGTGAGTCACTTCCGGTTCTTTGAACAGGGCATCGTATACATGAAGGAGAGCACCACCCGGGTACCCGTAGATATATTTGACGCCTTCGTCACGCAAAAAGCGGACGAGCATCTCACCGCCAGATAAAAGCTCCACGTTGTTCACCTCTAAAACGCCAGAATACCGCCCACATAAGGGGACGGGTCTTAATAGGTTTACTTCTCAGCAGAGCATGAGCGACGGTGGTCGCCGACTACGTCAGCACTGACTGAGCAAGTATTGGGAGCGTCCCAAGTGTTGCGGGACTTTCCCACCCAGCGCGAGGTAACGCGTTGCGGGTGTAACAGGTCGGCGCGGATGTGCGCCTCATGATCTGCTGAGCGGGCCTGCTTCTGGCAGTCCCTCTACAGCGGACTTTGGATTCTTCTGTTTCGCCCTCTGCAAGTCAAGCCGTCAATGTGCTTAATTCGAACTAAGCGCATGAGAACGCAAGAAAAAACCGCCAAACCCCAGGTCGGATTATTTCAATTGCGCAGTTTTGGCAAGAAAATGGCATACGAACGCACCGGTCGCGGCGCACAGAGGGGATTTTCTGGGGGATTGAACGTCACCGCCAGCAGGACGCTGGCAGTGAGCACATCAACGGGAGGCGCTGATCAGTTGGTCGAACTCTTTGAGCAGGACCTGCAACTGACGATCCCGGCCCTGGACATCGCGGGCGGCGAAGACCATTTCGGCCATCTCCTGAATCCCCGAGGCATTGGGCAAGGGCAGATCCTGTTCGAGGATCAGCTTCATACGTGGCAGGAAGATCCATTGCAGCCACTGCTCGAAGTCCAGGGTGTCGACCGAAAACGGCTCGACACTGGACAGCGCCTGCGCAGAAGGCGAAACCTCGTCCCACCAGCCCTGGACCCGCAATTCGCGCTCGATCAGCAACAGTTGCTCGGCAATCTTCGGAAAACGTTGATCCATCACAGCGTAACCTTGGCCTTCTGCCGCGCCTGGGCCGCACCGGCGGCATCGCCCTGCTGCTCACGCGCCTGGGCGATCAACCCCCACAGGCTAGCCTGCAAGTCAGGACGGCCATTGGCCAGGGTCAAACCACGACGGGCGAACTGCTCCGCCTGGGGCGCATCGCCTTGGGCCATGCGCACTTGCGCCAGGCGATAGAGCACTTGCGGCTCACGCGGGGCTACCCGCTGGGCCCGCTCAAGGCTCGAAGACGCGCCATTGAGGTCACCACCCGCCTGTTGCTGCTGGGCCGTGGTGAGCAAGGCCAGCACCGGACCGTCCAACTGCTCGTCAGCCGACAGGCCACCGGCCGCGCTGCTGGCAGAAGGCACGCCGCTCGGCGTCGGCGGCAGGCTGTAGCTGGTGCTCGGTACGAGCGGGCCACTGTCGACCGGCCCCGGAGTAATCGGCCCGGAACTGATCGGCCCTGGGGTGATCGGCTGGGTGCTGATCGGCATCGAGGTCGTGGCGCCGCCCCCTGGCACCATCACCACCACACCGGTATCACCCTGTGGGATGGCCTGGACCTGGCCCTGTGTCGGGCGGGTCACGGTGGTCTTGCGAAAGCCGCCGTTGGCAGAGAGCCGCTCGCTGTTGGACACCGCAGTGCCCGAATCGACCACCGGAATCGAGCCGCGCTGCACGGTCGAGCAGCCACTGAGCAAAGTCAGAGCCGTCAGCGTCACCGCTGGAATAAACCACTTGTTCACTTGAAACCCTCTCTGCTTAATTCATCCAGCCCTTGACCCAGTCCATCACCGACTCGCCTGAGGCGGGGTCTGTGCCACCGCAGGCGGCGCCGGGAGGCGGTTCGCTGCCGCGAATATACGGCATCTGCACCGCGCCCGGGCAACTGGCATCCGAGCCCTGCCCGGTCCGCGAATCGACCCAGGCCTGCACGATGTTGTCCGGCTGTGGCATGTCCAGCGGCAGCGGGTCGGCCTTGCGCATGAAACTGCTCCAGACCTGCAGCGCACCGGTGGCCCCGGTGAACGGCGTCTTGCCGTTGTCATCGCGGCCCAGCCACACCACCGCCAGCAGATCCTGGCTGAAACCAGCAAACCAGCTATCGCGCGAATCGTTACTGGTACCGGTCTTGCCTGCCAGGGTCAGCGTCTTGGGCAGCACGTTATAAACCGAACTGCCGGTACCCTCGCGCATCACCCGCTGCATGGCGCTCTGGATCAGATAAATGGACGCCGGATCAAAGCGCTGCTGGATCTGGAATGGATAACGCTTGAGCGGCTCGCCCTCGGCCGTCAGCACGCTGCGAATCCCGCGCATCGGCGTATTAAAACCACCGTTGGCCAGGGTCTGGTACATGGTTGCCACTTCGATCAGCGTCAAGGCACCCGCCCCCAACAACATCGACGGGAAGGCCGGGAACTCACGCGTGACGCCGAGGCGGCCGAGGGTCTTCAGGACATTCGGCACCCCGACTTCCAGACCCAGGCGTGCGGTCGAGAGGTTGTAGGAATGCGCCAGCCCCTGATACAGGAAGACCGTGCCGTGGGACCGACGATCATAGTTCTGCGGTTTCCAGACCTGGCCATCGGCGCCTTTTACCGAGAACGAATCGTCGGACAGCCAACTGGTCAGGGTGTACTTGCTCGGCTTCTCCAGCGCCGTCAGATACACCGCTGGTTTGATCAGCGAACCGATCGGGCGCACCGCATCCAGCGCCCGGTTGAACCCGGCAAAGCCGGCCTGGCGACTGCCAATCATGGCCTGTACTTCCCCGGTTTCCGGGTTGGTTACCACCATTGCCGCCTCGACCTCGTCCGCACCTTTGCGTCCGGAAAGACGCTTGAAGGTGTCGTTGACCGAAGCTTCCGCTTTCATCTGCAGAATCGGATCAAAGCTGGTGAAAATCCGCAGGCCTTCTTCGGTCAAGTCTTCGTCGCGGTAGTCTTCGCGCAGTTGACGCTTGACCAGGTCGATAAAGCCCGGGAACGAACTGTCGGCCAGCTTGCCGCGGGTGGTCACACCCAGTGGCAGTTTTTTCGCGGCTGCCACCTGCTCGGCCGTGGCCACGCCCTGTTGCTCGAGGACATCCAGCACCAGGTTGCGCCGCTCAAGCGCCCGCTCGGGGTTGCGCCGCGGGTTGTAGTAGGACGGCCCCTTGACCATGCCCACCAGCATGGCCACTTGATGCAGTTTCAGCTCGGACAACGGCTGGCCGAAGAAGAACTGACTCGCCAGGCCAAACCCGTGCACCGCGCGCTGGCCATCCTGACCGACGAACACCTCATTGAGGTACGCCTCAAGAATTTCGCGCTTGTCGTAATGCAACTCAAGCAACATCGCCATCATCGCTTCGGTCAGCTTGCGGCTCAGGCTGCGCTCGTTGGTCAGGTAGAAGTTCTTGACCAATTGCTGGGTCAGCGTGCTGCCGCCCTGGGTCATTTTGCCGCCAGAGGTGTTGACCCAGACGGCCCGGGCAATCGATTTGGGCGACACACCCCAGTGGCCGTAGAAATCCCGGTCTTCGACCGCGACCAGGGTTTCCAGCAAATAGGGCGGGACCTGATCGAGCTTGATCAGAATCCGATCTTCGAGATTTTTCGGGTAGATCCCGCCGATCAGCAACGGCTCCAGCCGCACCACGGACAGCTTCGACCCGTTCAGCGCGGACAGCTCGGCCACGTAGTCGCCGGAGAAGCGCACACGCACCGGCTGGGCCTTCTCCATGCCTTCATAGAACTGGAAACCACGGGTATTCAGGTCCACGGTATTGCCACTGACTGCCGCCGCACCCGGGCCATTGGCCACGCTTTCGCGGCGATAGCCCAGGGCATCGAGTTCCGTGAGGAAATCTTGCTTGCTGAGCTTTTGTCCGACGAACAGCTCCAGCGGACGGGCGTAAACCTTGGCTGGAATGGTCCAGCGCTTGCCGGAGAACTTCTCCTGGACCACGGCATCAAGGTAAACAGCAAAGCCTGCCAGCACCACGAGGCCGACCAGACTGAGCTTCAGGGCCCAGCCCAGCCAAGGGCTCAGGCCTTTGGAGGGACGTTTTTTAGCAGTGCGGGGGGATCGGGTACGAGTCATGGCGGCGGATTATACGCACTTTATTCCTGATCAACATGAGCCCCGCGAGGTTTGCGTTGGCCCCGCTTGCGGCCATAATGGCGCCCTTGAATTTTCCCAGACTCTGAAGGATCGCCCGTGAGCCAATCCCTGATCGCTGCCCTGCAAAACCCGGCCCTCTACCCGCATCCGGTAGACGGATTCCAGGTCATCGAGACGCACATCTCCTGGGTGCTGCTCACCGGCCCCTACGCCTATAAAGTGAAAAAACCGGTGAACTTCGGCTTCCTCGACTTCACCACGCTCGACGCTCGCGAGCACTTCTGCGCCGAGGAACTGCGCCTCAACCAGCGCCTGACCAACGACCTGTACCTGGAAGTCTTGCCGATCACCGGCAGCGCTGAAGCCCCCCAACTGGGCGGCAGCGGTCCGGTACTGGACTACGCGCTGAAAATGCGTCAGTTCCCGCAAAGCCAACTGCTCAGCACTCTGCAGGCCAACGGCGAGCTGACCACCGCGCACATCGACGCGATGGCCCAACAGATTGCCCGCTTCCACCTCGAAGCGCCGCGCGTTCCGGCCGACCACGAAGCCGGCACACCGGACAGCGTCATGGCCCCGGTACAGCAGAACTTCGAGCAGATTCGTCCGTTCCTCAACGACAAGGCCGACCTGCTGCAACTCGAAGCCCTGCAAGCCTGGGCGCAAAGCAGCTTCGAGCGCCTCAAGCCGCTGCTGGCCCAACGCAAGGCCGAGGGTTTCATCCGCGAATGCCACGGTGATATCCACCTGGGCAACGCCACCGTGATCGACGGCAACGTGGTGATTTTCGACTGCATCGAATTCAACGAGCCGTTCCGCTTCACCGATGTCTATGCCGACACCGGTTTCCTCGCGATGGACCTGGAAGACCGCGGCCTGAAAAGCCTCGCTCGCCGCTTCATGAGCCAGTACCTGGAGCTGACCGGCGATTACCAGGGCCTGGAGCTGCTGAACTTCTACAAAGCCTACCGGGCCCTGGTGCGCGCCAAGGTCAGCCTGTTCAGCATGCCTGCCGATGCGACCCCCGTGCAGCGTGCCACTACCCTGCGCCAGTACCGCAACTACGCCAACCTGGCGGAAAGCTACAGCACCATCCCATCGCGCTTCCTGGCCATCACCCACGGCGTCTCGGCAGTCGGCAAAAGCCGCGTGGCCATGCGCCTGGTTGAAGCGCTGGGCGCCATCCGCCTGCGTTCCGATGTCGAGCGCAAGCGCCTGTTCGGCGAGCAACAGGTACCCAACGATCCACAAGCCGGCATCTACGGCGCCGATGCCAGCGCCGCCACCTATGCACGCCTGCACGAGATTGCCGACGTGATCCTGCGTGCCGGCTTCCCAGTGGTGCTCGACGCCACGTACCTCAAGCGCGAGCAGCGCGATGGCGCGGCGCACGTTGCCGAGGCCACTGGCGCACCCTTCCTGATTCTTGACTGCAACGCACCCCAAGCCGTGATCGAGAGCTGGCTGGCCCAGCGCCAGGCCGACAAAAACGATCCATCCGACGCCAACCTGGCCGTTATCGCCGCTCAACAAGCCAATCGCGAAGCCCTGACGCCAGCAGAGATTCTCTGCAGCAAACGGGTGCAGACCAACGAAAGCGGGACCCTGGACACCGTCGTCGCCCAGATCCGCCAGCGCCTGCCAGGCCTGTAAGCACGCGAGGTAACCGGCGTGAGGTTGTGATGACCTCACGCCGGTTACGCAGTGGCACTATACTGGCGTCATAAATCCAACACGGTGACGCCCATGAGCCAGCCCACACTGCTCGATACCCCGCTCTACGCCCTGCTGCACAAAGACGATATCCATGGCTTCAACCGCGAACGCCCACAGAACGGCACCATCGACATGGTGGGCGGTGATTTTCGCGGCCTCGATCTGCGTGAACTGAACGCTGCAGGCATTGATTTCAGCTATGCCTACTTCCGCTCCGCCGACCTGCGCGGCATTGATTTTCGCCAGGCCTCCCTGGAAGGCGCGAGCCTGGCCCATGCGCAAATTTCCGGCGCCTACTTCCCGCCCGAACTTTCGGCCGACGAAATCCTTATGTCGATGAACTTCGGTACCCGCCTGCGTTACCGCACTCGCTAATCCGCCTCACACCCACTGAACGTCTGGCGCCGCCACGGGGCCGGACTTGGCGCGTCGTTTTCACGACACCCACCCCCGTCGCAACGCCTCTCGCAGAGCCATCTGGCACATGGCCTTAGAAGCTTTTGCGTTCAAACCGACCAAAGAACCACGCTTTTCCTACTGACCGCTACACTCCTCAAAGGTCCGCCCAACGCACTCTTCGCCCATCGCAAGGAGGCTTGATGAATGACGAACTGCAACACCTGAAGAATCTTGGCAAGACGTCGGCGCAATGGCTGCATGCCGTAGGCATTCACAGTGCTTCGGATTTGCGCCGGCTGGGGGCGGTGGATGCTTACAGGGCGGTACGCACCCGCGGGTTCCGTGCATCGAAGGTGCTGCTGTACGCGATCGAGGGGGCACTGCTGGACATGCACTGGAACGATATTCCCGCCGAACGCAAAGACGCCCTCAACAAACAACTGGAAGCCATCTCGTCCCGACAAAAGAATTGAGCCCGTTCGACAGCGGGCAACCCCAGGGTTTACAGGGGTTTCAAACAAGCGTTTAGAGAAATGAAAAAGAATTCGAGAATCATCCGTTGACTTAGAAATGAGAATCGTTATGATTATCACAACTGGTCGCGAGATCAGCTGATCTTCTGGAAGACCATTGGTTCGGACTCTCAGATTATCTCCTCATCAGGCTAATCACGGTTATTTGACCCGGCTCTTGCCGGGTCTTTTTTTGCCTGTCGATTACCCACCGTCAGTCGCTCACTGGCGCATTGAGGCGCAATAATCCTGCACCGGCCGGACGGCCGTGTACCAGGCGTAATCCGCCGAGGCCGTTGCCACTGGCTGACCTTTCTCCGCCAGCATCAACACCACCGCTGGCGGGCGCGCGTCGAGATCCGCCATGTGCACCGGCACCCCGAGATCCAGGCGAGCGTGATAACCACCGGCCAATAGCATGGCGGGCGTCGCTGCAATCATCAGGCGCTCGGCCATTCGCCGATCGCGGTGTTGCTGCACGGCCAGCATCGCCGGCATCTGGCTCTCGGGTAGCAGGCCGCAATGGGATAACGCAATTTGCGCCAGCAACGACGCCCTGACCGAGGCCGCATTCGAGCGCCCACCGCTCAGGGCTGGTGCCTCTTTGTAGAGACGCCGCACCTCAGGCCCATCGAGATTGGCTGCCAGCAAGGGATAAGGGTGGGCCAAGGCATAACGCACAATCGGGCCATACAGACTCCAGTCCCAACCCGGCTGCCAGGCCAGCGCGGCCGGCAGATCAGCCGGCCATTGCCCCGGACTGCGTGCGCGCAGTTGATCGACCGCGGCCTGTTGCCCGGGGGTGAGCATTTCCAGCAACAGACTGCCTTGCGCCCGGCGCTGGGCCAACGCGTGCAACAGCCATAGTTGGACCTGGTGGTGATCAGGGTTGTCATGCTGCTCGCCGACGATCACCCGGGGCGCTGCGGCCAAACGCTCGACCAGCGCCTGGGCCGTCAGTGTCTGCCCGCTGCGCAGATCGATAATCTCGCCAGCAGGCTGGCCTACGCCAGTCGGCACCCCGCTCTGGCAGGCCGCCAGCAGCAGACACAGCACAATCAGGATTCGACCCATGCACTCACCTCAGCGGGCAATGATCAGCGGATGCCCACGCTCCGGGTGCGGCTGCACCAACACCTCCAGGCCGAACACCGCCTGCAGGGACTCGGGGCGCAGTACCTGTTGCGGGGTGTCCAGGGCATGGGGGCGACCGTTTTCCAGGAGCAGAATGCGGTCACAGTAGCGCGCGGCCAGATTCAGATCATGCAGGATCACCAGCACCGCCGCACCGCGATCGGCAAACTGGCGCACGGCCTGCAACGTAGTGTGTTGATGCAGGGGGTCGAGCATCGAGGTTGGCTCATCGAGCAGCAAGGTCTGCCCTGCTTCACCCGGCCATAGCTGCGCCAGCACCCGCGCCAGGTGCACCCGCTGGCGCTCACCACCCGAGAGTGCGGTGTAGCTGCGCCCGCTCAAGTGGGCAACGTCAGCTGCTTGCAAGGCCGCGGCGACAATTTCGTCATCTCGCTGGCGGCCGGTCTGATGCGGCAAGCGGCCCATGCCGACCACCTCCTCGACGCGGAAGGCGAAATCCAGGGTCGAACTCTGCGGCAGCACGGCCAGGCGCTGCGCGCGCTGGGCGCCGTCCCACTCACTCAATGGGCGCTGGTCCAGCCAGACGTGGCCATGATCGGCACGCAGTTCCCCGCACAGGGCTGCCAGCAAGGTGCTTTTGCCAGCACCGTTGGGGCCCAGCACACCAAGCACCTCGCCTGGGTTGAGCGCAAGGTCGATGTCCGCCAGGACGATGTTGCCACCTCGACGGATCTGCAGGTTTTCCACGCGCAGCATCAGGCACGACCTCGCAACAACAGGAACAGAAAGAACGGTGCACCAATGAACGCGGTGACGATGCCGATTGGTAATTCCGCCGGTGCCAGCGCCAGGCGCGCCACCAGGTCGGCCAGCAATAACAGGCTGGCACCCGCCAGGATCGAGGCCGGCAGCAACACCCGGTGATCAGGTCCGGCGAGCAACCGCACCAGGTGCGGCACCACCAGGCCGACAAAGCCGATCATCCCCGCCGCCGCGACAGCCGCACCCACTCCTAGCGCGGTGCAGAACACCAGTTCGCGCTTGAGCCGCTCGACATTGATCCCCAGGTGACTGGCCTCGGACTCGCCAAGCAGCAGCGCATTCAATGCCTTGGCCCGGCGCGGCAACCATAGCGCCACCACCACCGTCACCAGCAGCAAGGGCCAGAGCCGCGCATAACTGGCGCCATTGAGACTGCCCAGGTTCCAGAACGTCAGGGTGCGCAAGGTCGCATCGTCGGCCAGATAAGTGAACAAGCCCACCGCCGACCCCGCCAACGCCGTCAGGGCGATGCCCGCCAGCAACATGGTCGCGACGTTGGTCTGGCCGTTGCGCCGGCCCAGACGATAAACCAGCGCCGTCACCCCCAGGCCGCCGAGGAAGGCACAGATCGACAACAAGTACGGACCGATCGCCTCCGGCATTCCGCCAAACAACGAACCACCGACAATCGCGATCGCCGCGCCGAGGGCCGCGCCACTGGAAACCCCCACCAGCCCCGGGTCCGCCAGCGGGTTGCGGAACAGCCCCTGCATCGCCACCCCAGACAGGGCCAGGACGCCACCCACCGCCAGCCCGAGCAAGGTTCGCGGCAAACGGATCTGCCCGAGTATCAGCTCGGCCTGCTCCAGGCCATCACCCGCAATCGGCAACCCGAGCATACGCAGGGCCGCCCGCAAGGTGTCCAGCAACGGCAAGCTGACGGGGCCCAGAGCCAGGGACAGCCAGGTCGCCAGCACACACAGCAGACCCAGGCCAATGAACAACGAACGCGGTTTTACCAGAGTGCTCATTGGGCGGCAGTGGCCTTGGCGGACTCAGCCGGATAGAAACCGGCAGACAGCTTGACCAGGCTTTGCGGCAAACGCGGTCCCAGGCCGCCGACCAACAGCGTCGGGTCGAGCTCCAGGACGCGACCGGCCTTGGCCGCCGGCGTCGAGGCGAGGATCGGGTTCTGCTTGAACAACGCTTCACGTGCGGCATCGCCGGTCAATGCCCGGTCCGAGAACACCAGGACATCCGGCGTTAGCCCCGCCAGGGACTCCACCGAAAACGGCTTATAGCCACTGTGGGTCGCCAGGTTATGCCCGCCGGCCTGTTGCAGTAGCCAATCGGCCGCGGTGTCTTTACCCGCAATCAACGGCTTGCCCCCGGCGTGGCCCAGCAACAGCAGCACCCCCGGTGCCTTGGCGCTGGCCTGGGCCTGGCTGACCCAGGCCTGCTGCTGCGCAATTTGCTGTTGATAACCGTCGAACAGTGCCGTGGCCTGCGCCTCGCTGCCCAGCAAGCGCCCCAGATGCTGCAAATTGTTCTGCAGGGTGGGCAAGTCCGGCTGAGCCGAGAACAGCTCGACCTGGACCCCGGCACTGCGAATCTGCGACAACACCGGCGGTGGGCCCATTTCTTCGGTGCCGATCAGGATCTGCGGACGCAGGCTCAAAATGCCTTCCGCCGACAGTTGGCGTTGATAACCGATACTCGGCAAGCTCTTGAGTGACTCCGGGTGCTGGCTGGTGGTGTCCACTCCCACCAGCTTGGCCTGCGCGCCCAAGGCACTGACCCACTCCGACAGCGCGCCCCCGGCACTGACCCAGCGTTGCGGCAATTCGGCCGCTGCGGCCCCATGGGTAACCAGAAGTCCGACACAGAGCGCGATAGCGCTGGTACTCAGGCGCATAACAGGGTTTCCTTTCAGGAGTTTTCCCGCACAATCCCAGGCGCTTTGGCTAACGCACCTTCGCGGGCGAAGCCGGCATTTGATAATTGTTAGCATTTGCGCGTCAAGCACGGACATATTTGCTAACCAGCGCACGCAGCACATAACCGCCGCAGGCCAGGGTCTTCGGCACCTGAGGATAGTCATGAAGTTTCTTTGTACCAGCGCCGAACTGGTCGATGCCAGTAGCCGTGGCTTCGAGATTGCCGGACAAAAGATCTTTGCCGTGCGCCGCGAAGGCCGGGTCTACGCTTACCAGAACCGTTGCCCGCACCGTGGCGTCGGCCTGGAATGGCAGCCGGACCAAT from Pseudomonas sp. S04 encodes the following:
- a CDS encoding bifunctional aminoglycoside phosphotransferase/ATP-binding protein, which produces MSQSLIAALQNPALYPHPVDGFQVIETHISWVLLTGPYAYKVKKPVNFGFLDFTTLDAREHFCAEELRLNQRLTNDLYLEVLPITGSAEAPQLGGSGPVLDYALKMRQFPQSQLLSTLQANGELTTAHIDAMAQQIARFHLEAPRVPADHEAGTPDSVMAPVQQNFEQIRPFLNDKADLLQLEALQAWAQSSFERLKPLLAQRKAEGFIRECHGDIHLGNATVIDGNVVIFDCIEFNEPFRFTDVYADTGFLAMDLEDRGLKSLARRFMSQYLELTGDYQGLELLNFYKAYRALVRAKVSLFSMPADATPVQRATTLRQYRNYANLAESYSTIPSRFLAITHGVSAVGKSRVAMRLVEALGAIRLRSDVERKRLFGEQQVPNDPQAGIYGADASAATYARLHEIADVILRAGFPVVLDATYLKREQRDGAAHVAEATGAPFLILDCNAPQAVIESWLAQRQADKNDPSDANLAVIAAQQANREALTPAEILCSKRVQTNESGTLDTVVAQIRQRLPGL
- a CDS encoding pentapeptide repeat-containing protein, yielding MSQPTLLDTPLYALLHKDDIHGFNRERPQNGTIDMVGGDFRGLDLRELNAAGIDFSYAYFRSADLRGIDFRQASLEGASLAHAQISGAYFPPELSADEILMSMNFGTRLRYRTR
- a CDS encoding YqcC family protein; amino-acid sequence: MDQRFPKIAEQLLLIERELRVQGWWDEVSPSAQALSSVEPFSVDTLDFEQWLQWIFLPRMKLILEQDLPLPNASGIQEMAEMVFAARDVQGRDRQLQVLLKEFDQLISASR
- a CDS encoding acetolactate synthase 3 large subunit, producing MELLSGGEMLVRFLRDEGVKYIYGYPGGALLHVYDALFKEPEVTHILVRHEQAATHMADGYARATGKAGVVLVTSGPGATNAITGIATAYMDSIPMVIISGQVPSTMVGTDAFQETDMIGISRPIVKHSFMIKHASEIPEVMKKAFYLAQSGRPGPVVVDIPKDMTNPAEKFEYVFPKKAKLRSYSPAVRGHSGQIRKAAEMLLAAKRPVLYAGGGVILGGGSAPLTELAQMLNLPVTNTLMGLGAYPGTDRQFIGMLGMHGSYTANLAMHHADVILAVGARFDDRVINGPAKFCPNAKIIHIDIDPASISKTIKADVPIVGPVESVLNEMVAILKEIGETPNKESVASWWKQVDEWRGDRGLFPYDKGDGSVIKPQTVIETLCEVTKGDAFVTSDVGQHQMFAAQYYKFNKPNRWINSGGLGTMGFGFPAAMGIKLSFPDVDVACVTGEGSIQMNIQELSTCLQYGLPVKIVILNNGVLGMVRQWQDMSYGSRHSHSYMESLPDFVKLAEAYGHVGVRITDSKDLKSKMEEAFAMKDRLVVIDISVDTSEHVYPMQIKDGSMRDMWLSKTERT
- the mrcB gene encoding penicillin-binding protein 1B, which translates into the protein MTRTRSPRTAKKRPSKGLSPWLGWALKLSLVGLVVLAGFAVYLDAVVQEKFSGKRWTIPAKVYARPLELFVGQKLSKQDFLTELDALGYRRESVANGPGAAAVSGNTVDLNTRGFQFYEGMEKAQPVRVRFSGDYVAELSALNGSKLSVVRLEPLLIGGIYPKNLEDRILIKLDQVPPYLLETLVAVEDRDFYGHWGVSPKSIARAVWVNTSGGKMTQGGSTLTQQLVKNFYLTNERSLSRKLTEAMMAMLLELHYDKREILEAYLNEVFVGQDGQRAVHGFGLASQFFFGQPLSELKLHQVAMLVGMVKGPSYYNPRRNPERALERRNLVLDVLEQQGVATAEQVAAAKKLPLGVTTRGKLADSSFPGFIDLVKRQLREDYRDEDLTEEGLRIFTSFDPILQMKAEASVNDTFKRLSGRKGADEVEAAMVVTNPETGEVQAMIGSRQAGFAGFNRALDAVRPIGSLIKPAVYLTALEKPSKYTLTSWLSDDSFSVKGADGQVWKPQNYDRRSHGTVFLYQGLAHSYNLSTARLGLEVGVPNVLKTLGRLGVTREFPAFPSMLLGAGALTLIEVATMYQTLANGGFNTPMRGIRSVLTAEGEPLKRYPFQIQQRFDPASIYLIQSAMQRVMREGTGSSVYNVLPKTLTLAGKTGTSNDSRDSWFAGFSQDLLAVVWLGRDDNGKTPFTGATGALQVWSSFMRKADPLPLDMPQPDNIVQAWVDSRTGQGSDASCPGAVQMPYIRGSEPPPGAACGGTDPASGESVMDWVKGWMN
- the ilvN gene encoding acetolactate synthase small subunit — translated: MRHIISLLLENEPGALSRVVGLFSQRNYNIESLTVAPTEDPTLSRLTLTTVGHDEVIEQITKNLNKLIEVVKLVDLSESAHIERELMLVKVKATGAQRAEIKRTTDIYRGQIVDVSASVYTVQLTGTSDKLDSFIQSIGTASILETVRSGVTGIARGDKVLSI